In Miscanthus floridulus cultivar M001 chromosome 5, ASM1932011v1, whole genome shotgun sequence, one genomic interval encodes:
- the LOC136450346 gene encoding probable choline kinase 2, producing MVAIENQSQVARAVAVAAEAVPVPVPGPRIPREARRLLHELAAAWADVADCRALEVVPLKGAMTNEVYQVRWLTGLTGGPAGEAEKPRGEREVRKVLVRIYGDGVDLFFDREDEVRTFECMSRHGQGPRLLGRFPNGRVEEFIHARTLSAADLRDPEISALVASKLREFHNLDMPGPKSVLIWDRLRNWLRTAKNLCPSEEAKEFRLDSVENEITALENECSVDYQWIGFCHNDLQYGNIMIDEETNVLTIIDYEYASFNPVAYDIANHFCEMAADYHSSKPHILDYSRYPDVDEQKCFVKTYLTISGEEPDAEVVENLLQSIEKYMLASHLVWGLWGIISDHVNDIDFDYKEYARQRFEQYWQKKSAILTS from the exons ATGGTGGCGATTGAGAACCAGAGCCAGGTCgcgcgggcggtggcggtggcggcggaggcggtgccggtgccggtgccggggcCGCGGATCCCCAGGGAGGCGCGGCGCCTGCTGCACGAGCTGGCGGCGGCGTGGGCGGACGTGGCGGACTGCCGCGCGCTGGAGGTCGTGCCGCTCAAGGGGGCCATGACCAACGAGGTCTACCAGGTGCGCTGGCTCACCGGCCTAACCGGCGGCCCTGCCGGCGAGGCGGAGAAGCCCAGGGGGGAGAGGGAGGTGAGGAAGGTGCTCGTGCGGATTTACGGCGACGGCGTCGACCTCTTCTTCGATCGCGAGGACGAGGTGCGCACCTTCGAGTGCATGTCCCGCCATGGCCAGGGTCCCCGCCTCCTCGGCCGCTTCCCCAACGGCCGCGTCGAGGAGTTCATCCACGCAAGG ACATTGTCAGCTGCCGACCTTCGTGATCCTGAAATTTCAGCTCTTGTAGCTTCCAAACTGAGGGAATTCCACAACCTTGACATGCCTGGTCCCAAATCTGTGCTCATTTGGGACAGACTGAG GAACTGGCTCAGAACTGCCAAGAACTTGTGCCCATCTGAAGAAGCCAAGGAATTTCGGTTGGACAGTGTGGAGAACGAGATTACTGCATTGGAGAACGAGTGTTCAGTTGATTACCAATGGATTGGTTTCTGTCACAATGATCTTCAGTATGGCAATATCATGATTGATGAAGAGACCAACGTGCTGACCATCATT GATTATGAGTATGCAAGCTTCAACCCAGTTGCATATGACATTGCTAACCATTTCTGTGAGATGGCAGCAGACTATCATTCATCAAAGCCTCATATACTGGACTACAGCAGATATCCAG ATGTTGATGAGCAGAAGTGCTTCGTTAAGACCTACCTGACCATTTCTG GTGAGGAACCTGATGCAGAAGTTGTGGAGAACCTGCTCCAAAGCATTGAGAAGTACATGCTCGCCAGCCATCTAGTATGGGGCCTCTGGGGAATAATTTCG GACCATGTTAACGACATTGACTTCGACTACAAGGAGTATGCGAGGCAGAGATTCGAGCAGTACTGGCAGAAGAAGTCTGCAATCTTAACATCTTGA